The proteins below are encoded in one region of Halocatena salina:
- a CDS encoding CBS domain-containing protein produces MDISEAVTTEHASFDPETRVSKLRGAFDEEILTNAILVEGEEVEGVIPRKELLDSHHDPEEKLRTIVRSPPRVSRTEDVRETARLMVESELKLLPVYEGTQFYGVITDHAILNLVLEHLDALNVEDVFTRDLISVKPDDTLGRVINVLRENDISRVPVIEETEAIGLISVFDLVEFIVRKMDRNRGGAPDGFDGHAGAGSSSGYRSHPGFGDRSGESARMLDLPARDVMSTPVYTVTPETPLNEAVDEILGTEYSSLVVTNPNGTPTGIMTTTDVLRALTVDEESYMDIQVFGVEHLEGGLTRADISSRIEKIDEKYQNMDILEANVVFHEHQERQRGTPLLLVTVRLFTDQGRFVGSAEEYGARPAFKEAAAIAEGNALEDKSRKHPGERRNRSSSQTKKLLSWWRTAE; encoded by the coding sequence ATGGACATCTCTGAGGCCGTGACGACCGAGCACGCATCGTTCGATCCAGAGACGCGGGTGTCGAAGCTCCGGGGGGCGTTCGACGAGGAGATACTGACGAACGCCATCCTCGTGGAGGGCGAGGAGGTCGAAGGAGTCATTCCACGAAAGGAACTGCTTGATTCCCACCACGACCCAGAAGAGAAGTTACGGACGATCGTTCGGAGTCCCCCACGGGTCAGTCGGACGGAGGATGTCCGCGAAACGGCGCGGTTGATGGTCGAAAGCGAACTGAAACTGTTGCCCGTCTATGAGGGAACACAGTTCTATGGCGTCATTACCGACCATGCCATCCTCAATCTCGTGTTGGAGCATCTAGACGCCCTCAACGTGGAGGACGTCTTCACTCGAGATCTCATCTCGGTCAAACCGGACGATACTCTGGGTCGGGTCATTAACGTGCTCCGTGAAAACGACATCTCTCGCGTGCCGGTGATCGAGGAGACGGAAGCGATCGGTCTCATCAGCGTCTTCGACCTCGTGGAGTTCATCGTGCGGAAGATGGATCGCAACCGGGGTGGCGCGCCCGACGGCTTCGATGGTCACGCCGGCGCGGGATCGTCCTCGGGCTACCGAAGCCATCCCGGCTTCGGTGATCGCTCGGGCGAATCTGCTCGAATGCTTGATCTCCCGGCCCGGGATGTGATGTCGACCCCCGTTTACACCGTTACCCCCGAGACACCGCTCAACGAAGCCGTCGATGAGATACTCGGTACCGAATACTCCTCGTTGGTCGTCACCAACCCGAACGGCACTCCGACCGGCATTATGACGACGACCGACGTTCTGCGCGCGCTGACGGTCGACGAAGAGAGCTACATGGACATCCAAGTGTTCGGTGTCGAACATCTAGAAGGAGGCCTTACTCGCGCTGATATCTCTTCTCGCATCGAGAAGATCGATGAAAAATACCAAAATATGGATATTTTAGAAGCAAACGTCGTTTTTCACGAACACCAAGAGCGCCAGCGTGGCACGCCGTTGTTGCTCGTGACCGTTCGGTTGTTCACCGATCAAGGGCGGTTCGTGGGATCGGCCGAGGAGTACGGTGCCCGCCCGGCCTTCAAGGAAGCGGCCGCTATCGCGGAAGGAAACGCCCTCGAAGACAAATCTCGAAAGCACCCCGGTGAACGACGGAATCGTTCCTCCTCACAGACCAAGAAGCTGCTCAGCTGGTGGCGCACAGCCGAGTAG
- a CDS encoding putative sulfate/molybdate transporter: MSFLDRIDNRRLAFGSNEVTGAIGDSITVLPIVVALGLVTGVSVSHVLLAFGIFQIVWGIRYGLPVSVEPMKALAALAIAGTLTYAELATAGMILGVVLLVIGLGGVLATVERWIGTPVVRGVQFAVGMLLVETGLQLASEGWVLAGVGSLIVVVLVCAGSKNVSALVVLAVGIGIALGTAGLPAPHWPGPPPASLTFGITWATVDSVVAQLAMTIGNAALASSLLIADRFGEEITPDELSTSMGTTNLVVIPIGGIPMCHGCDGIAGKHEFGARTGGANVVGGMLYLGIAFFTTAPLLRAFPLAMLGVLLVIVGTSLATSVLQSTNRSLSVAIGVVAIVVNLGVAFVVGILAHLALKRTTAEN; encoded by the coding sequence GTGTCTTTCCTCGATCGGATCGACAATCGACGACTCGCCTTCGGCTCGAACGAGGTCACGGGAGCGATCGGTGATTCGATCACGGTGTTGCCGATCGTCGTTGCCCTCGGACTCGTAACCGGTGTCTCGGTTTCGCACGTGCTGTTGGCCTTCGGCATCTTCCAGATCGTCTGGGGTATCAGATACGGCCTGCCCGTTTCGGTCGAACCGATGAAGGCGTTGGCTGCTCTCGCCATCGCGGGAACGCTCACGTACGCCGAACTCGCCACTGCCGGAATGATACTGGGCGTCGTTCTCCTCGTGATCGGTCTCGGTGGCGTCCTCGCAACTGTCGAACGCTGGATCGGGACGCCAGTCGTCCGAGGCGTGCAGTTCGCGGTCGGGATGCTCCTCGTCGAAACCGGTCTCCAACTCGCTAGCGAAGGGTGGGTTCTCGCTGGTGTGGGATCGCTGATCGTCGTCGTGCTCGTCTGTGCAGGTTCCAAAAACGTGAGCGCGCTCGTCGTCTTGGCCGTCGGGATAGGGATCGCCCTCGGAACGGCCGGCCTGCCAGCTCCCCACTGGCCGGGACCACCGCCAGCGTCGCTCACATTCGGAATCACGTGGGCCACCGTGGATAGCGTGGTTGCGCAGTTGGCGATGACGATCGGGAACGCGGCACTCGCAAGCTCGCTGTTGATCGCCGATCGCTTCGGAGAAGAGATCACGCCCGACGAGCTGTCGACGAGCATGGGAACGACGAATCTTGTGGTGATTCCGATCGGCGGGATCCCGATGTGCCACGGTTGTGATGGGATTGCGGGAAAACACGAGTTCGGGGCACGAACGGGCGGTGCCAACGTCGTCGGCGGGATGTTGTATCTCGGGATCGCCTTCTTCACGACGGCACCGCTGCTACGCGCGTTTCCGCTGGCGATGCTTGGCGTGTTACTCGTGATCGTCGGGACGTCGCTGGCGACGAGCGTCCTTCAGTCAACCAACCGCTCGCTCTCAGTAGCTATCGGTGTGGTGGCCATCGTCGTGAATCTCGGCGTCGCATTCGTCGTTGGGATCCTCGCTCATCTGGCACTGAAACGAACTACCGCCGAAAACTGA
- a CDS encoding TIGR00341 family protein, whose translation MRLVQILVSDHQRDTVTDVLDAEEIDYIRQRVQTNDPDATKWLIEFPVPTDAIGYVFDQLYDVGIDEDQYTTIVSLEGAVTPRTESLLDRFASDFDTLTRLELRSKARDISYDLRSFLVMIFLSAIVATVGLLMDSPAVVVGSMVIAPIIGPVMTTTVGAATGDREMLLHSLRNQALGFMVAILGAMLCSVSLQLGGIVPNTLDVSTVELISLRSAPSWLTVLIGVASGAAGAFALTTKGSTSLVGVMIAAALIPAAATVGIAAMWGAPRLAVGSLLLLILTLLLINASAFAVLWWFQYRPPRQGWLISVDAGTWVVVATGIVLLVLTVLTAGAFYQQSSFEQTVNHEVQTTLDDSEYESLEPVTIRTEYNGPGPFSSPETITVVVSRMDGDNNPSGVAETIDKRITESTGENVVVRVRFENYQYSGAESRPDIHSR comes from the coding sequence GTGCGTCTCGTTCAGATACTCGTTTCCGATCACCAACGCGACACCGTCACCGATGTCCTCGATGCGGAGGAAATCGACTACATCCGACAGCGGGTCCAGACGAACGATCCCGATGCCACCAAGTGGCTCATCGAGTTTCCGGTGCCGACTGACGCGATCGGGTACGTTTTCGATCAGTTGTACGACGTAGGGATCGACGAGGACCAGTACACCACCATCGTAAGCCTCGAAGGAGCGGTGACGCCCAGAACGGAATCGCTTCTCGATCGGTTCGCGAGTGATTTCGACACGTTGACCCGCCTCGAACTCCGTTCGAAAGCCCGAGACATCAGCTATGATCTGCGGTCGTTTCTCGTGATGATCTTTCTGAGCGCGATCGTCGCAACCGTGGGGCTACTCATGGACTCTCCGGCGGTCGTCGTGGGATCGATGGTTATCGCCCCGATCATCGGACCGGTGATGACTACGACTGTCGGTGCTGCCACCGGTGATCGGGAAATGCTGTTGCACAGCCTTCGGAATCAGGCGCTCGGCTTCATGGTGGCGATTCTCGGGGCAATGCTTTGTAGCGTCAGTCTACAGCTCGGTGGGATCGTGCCGAACACGCTAGACGTTTCGACGGTCGAACTGATCTCCCTCCGGAGTGCGCCGAGCTGGCTCACCGTCCTGATCGGCGTTGCCTCCGGCGCCGCTGGTGCCTTTGCGTTGACGACCAAAGGCTCTACGTCACTCGTTGGCGTAATGATCGCGGCTGCACTCATCCCTGCGGCTGCGACCGTCGGTATTGCCGCCATGTGGGGCGCGCCTCGGCTGGCCGTCGGTTCGCTGCTGTTGTTGATACTTACACTTCTCCTGATCAACGCGAGCGCGTTCGCCGTGCTGTGGTGGTTCCAGTATCGTCCCCCCCGCCAAGGATGGCTCATTTCGGTCGACGCCGGAACGTGGGTAGTAGTTGCGACGGGGATCGTTTTGCTCGTCCTCACGGTTCTCACGGCAGGAGCCTTCTATCAGCAGAGTTCGTTCGAACAAACAGTCAATCACGAAGTGCAGACGACCCTCGATGATTCCGAATACGAGTCTCTCGAACCAGTTACGATACGAACCGAGTACAACGGTCCCGGTCCGTTCAGCTCCCCTGAGACGATCACAGTCGTCGTGAGCCGGATGGATGGCGATAACAACCCCTCTGGAGTGGCAGAAACGATCGACAAACGCATTACCGAATCGACCGGTGAGAACGTCGTCGTTCGCGTTCGCTTCGAAAACTACCAGTACTCGGGCGCTGAATCACGCCCGGATATCCACAGTCGGTGA
- a CDS encoding DUF2267 domain-containing protein, whose amino-acid sequence MDFDTFLGEVQQRAKLASQGEALRITRATLTTLGERLGSGEATDLAAPLPMEIDRFLTEAQSEQRIDYDEFVDRVADRASTDQSDANFYAQVVLDVVADTVPESEFRDVRDQLPSEYDNLFKLLSSENY is encoded by the coding sequence ATGGATTTCGATACGTTCCTCGGCGAGGTTCAGCAACGAGCAAAACTCGCCTCGCAAGGAGAGGCACTCAGGATAACACGCGCAACACTTACCACGCTCGGGGAGCGGCTCGGTTCGGGCGAAGCGACGGATCTCGCGGCCCCACTACCCATGGAGATCGACCGGTTCCTCACGGAGGCCCAATCTGAACAACGGATCGATTACGACGAATTCGTCGATCGGGTCGCAGACCGTGCCTCAACGGACCAGTCCGACGCGAACTTCTACGCGCAAGTCGTTCTCGATGTCGTCGCGGACACCGTGCCCGAAAGCGAATTCAGGGACGTTCGAGACCAACTTCCGAGCGAATACGACAATCTATTCAAGCTGTTGAGTTCTGAAAACTATTAA
- a CDS encoding helix-turn-helix domain-containing protein produces MTETNIVVDITIPAESFELGQVFSEFQDLTVRLERIVPLRSEPLPLLWVSHDDRSAVQTALQDHSQTELVRIISTANDEELFEVQWQAEIGGLIQIMIDADARLLKAEGTTEEWRFRLRFATHEDLTAFNQAVTDSGIPLLLRQLHSSTDSTDESSLSAKQREAITMAYRRGYFNVPRDSSVTELADAVDISDSALSQRLRRGLSVLVRETLISNTASERTTGWE; encoded by the coding sequence ATGACTGAAACAAACATCGTCGTCGATATCACGATCCCAGCCGAGAGTTTCGAACTGGGACAGGTGTTCAGCGAGTTTCAAGACCTCACCGTACGCCTTGAACGAATCGTCCCGCTTCGCTCCGAGCCGTTGCCGTTGTTGTGGGTGTCACACGACGACCGATCGGCGGTGCAGACGGCGCTTCAGGATCATTCCCAAACTGAACTCGTTCGGATCATTTCGACAGCGAACGACGAAGAGCTGTTCGAAGTGCAGTGGCAAGCGGAGATCGGCGGACTTATCCAGATCATGATCGACGCAGATGCCCGCCTGCTCAAAGCCGAGGGTACCACAGAAGAGTGGCGATTCCGGCTTCGCTTTGCGACCCACGAGGATCTCACGGCGTTCAATCAGGCCGTTACCGACAGTGGCATTCCGCTGTTGCTTCGGCAGCTGCATAGTTCGACCGACTCGACCGACGAATCGTCGTTATCAGCCAAACAACGAGAAGCGATCACGATGGCGTATCGCCGGGGGTATTTCAACGTGCCGCGAGACAGTTCCGTCACTGAGCTCGCTGATGCGGTGGACATCAGCGATTCTGCGTTGTCTCAGCGCCTCCGTCGCGGTCTCTCCGTACTGGTACGAGAAACGCTCATCTCTAACACGGCAAGCGAGAGAACGACGGGCTGGGAATGA
- a CDS encoding glycosyltransferase, with amino-acid sequence MARVAVLHNTLDFHGGADAVCLAACEALQTDHDVTLVTVSETNPVALADRFDVSVADLTVRMPPVATAISRTLSAGVPWIGPQLAFRSVVLYRFFRSFADEFDLAVSTANEFSLSLPSVQYVHYPQFNLHRLPEAAPGRLNRLWSRLAGPTRAEMADHDVTLLSNSSWTASVVDTIYGVRPTVCFPPVGPIPCDRPWSDREAGIVVTGRLAPDKRVLDAITVIDRLRERGYDLHLHVVGATPRAYRNYAERITAKARERPYVVVEQNVTRSRLERLLCTHRYGLNMKPKEHFGMTVAEYAMAGMIAFAPASGGQQEVLDGRSDRLFASLEEAVTLIVRAVEADEPPTCSTGRFCRKTFRRSLRSHVDKLLEAQ; translated from the coding sequence ATGGCCCGCGTTGCTGTTCTCCACAACACTCTCGATTTTCATGGTGGAGCTGACGCCGTTTGTCTCGCTGCCTGTGAGGCGCTCCAGACCGACCATGACGTCACACTGGTTACCGTCTCGGAGACGAACCCAGTAGCGCTCGCGGATCGATTTGACGTCTCCGTCGCGGACCTCACCGTCAGGATGCCACCAGTCGCAACGGCGATTTCGAGGACGCTTTCGGCTGGCGTTCCGTGGATCGGTCCACAACTCGCGTTCCGGAGTGTCGTGCTCTACCGCTTTTTTCGATCATTTGCTGACGAATTCGATCTCGCGGTGAGCACGGCAAACGAGTTCTCCCTATCGCTTCCATCGGTCCAGTACGTCCATTATCCCCAGTTCAATCTCCACCGACTCCCCGAGGCTGCTCCGGGCCGTCTGAACCGTCTATGGAGTCGTCTCGCCGGTCCCACGCGTGCCGAGATGGCCGATCACGACGTCACACTGCTTTCGAATTCCTCGTGGACAGCGTCAGTGGTCGACACGATCTACGGCGTCCGGCCGACCGTGTGCTTTCCCCCTGTCGGGCCGATCCCGTGTGACCGTCCGTGGTCGGATCGCGAGGCGGGGATCGTCGTGACCGGGCGACTCGCCCCGGACAAACGAGTGCTCGATGCGATCACGGTGATCGATCGCCTCCGCGAACGAGGATACGATCTTCACCTCCACGTCGTCGGAGCCACACCACGGGCGTACCGAAATTACGCCGAACGGATCACCGCCAAAGCCCGTGAACGACCGTACGTCGTCGTGGAACAGAACGTCACACGCAGCCGGCTCGAACGACTGTTGTGTACACACAGATACGGCCTGAATATGAAGCCAAAAGAGCATTTTGGGATGACTGTCGCCGAGTACGCCATGGCAGGGATGATTGCGTTCGCTCCCGCAAGCGGGGGCCAACAGGAGGTGCTCGACGGTCGTTCCGACCGGCTGTTCGCTTCCCTCGAGGAGGCTGTTACACTCATCGTACGAGCAGTGGAGGCCGACGAGCCTCCCACGTGTTCCACAGGGCGGTTCTGCCGGAAAACGTTCCGGAGATCCCTTCGATCGCACGTCGACAAACTTCTCGAAGCGCAGTGA
- a CDS encoding helix-turn-helix domain-containing protein — translation MGIRTERNATRVAGIGHRDESTLVCGRLPTEAFALHETFSTIPDLTVECAPLAAAGETANMSMLWANTDEADLIDVLENDPTVFAAKELCRTEDRHLYRVEWTPDVHRCIEILLQSQGILLSNRGVRSGWSVEILYPTREDVRTAMECCERYELSVTIDSIRSLDSDRAVECGLTPAQHTVLTQACRDGYFDVPREIGLEELADKMNVSHQALSERLRRGHDTLIRSTLIETSSVSPTAPSSTLSL, via the coding sequence ATGGGTATCCGAACCGAACGGAACGCGACCCGGGTCGCTGGGATCGGTCACCGAGACGAAAGTACCCTCGTGTGTGGACGTCTTCCTACCGAGGCGTTCGCACTGCACGAAACCTTCAGTACGATTCCGGATCTCACCGTCGAGTGTGCCCCGCTCGCAGCGGCAGGCGAGACGGCCAATATGTCCATGTTGTGGGCCAACACGGACGAAGCTGATCTGATAGATGTCTTGGAGAACGATCCGACCGTTTTTGCTGCCAAAGAACTTTGCCGAACCGAGGACCGGCACTTATACCGGGTAGAATGGACTCCTGACGTTCACCGTTGCATCGAGATCCTCCTCCAATCTCAAGGTATCTTGCTCAGCAATCGAGGCGTCCGTTCGGGATGGTCCGTCGAAATCCTCTATCCCACCCGTGAGGACGTCCGGACCGCGATGGAGTGCTGTGAGCGGTACGAACTGTCCGTTACGATCGATTCGATTCGGTCTCTCGATTCCGATCGGGCGGTCGAGTGTGGGCTGACACCGGCACAGCATACGGTTCTCACCCAGGCGTGCCGAGACGGATATTTCGACGTTCCACGGGAGATCGGGCTCGAGGAACTGGCGGATAAGATGAACGTCTCTCACCAAGCTCTCTCCGAACGGTTGCGTCGTGGGCACGACACGCTCATCAGATCCACACTCATCGAAACGTCCTCCGTCTCGCCGACAGCCCCCTCATCGACGTTGTCCCTGTAG
- a CDS encoding universal stress protein, whose amino-acid sequence MSRNILVPIDSSEQSREALDYALTEHAEDDITVIHVLDPAEQYAYGGVEGGMVNHEAIQEQRRQEAQQLLAEATEQADAHDVTIDTEIQTGSTKRAIVAYADDHGMDHIVIGSHGRSGASRILLGSVAEAVTRRSSVPVTIVR is encoded by the coding sequence ATGTCCCGGAACATTCTCGTTCCGATCGATAGCTCCGAGCAATCGCGTGAGGCATTGGACTATGCGTTGACAGAACACGCCGAAGACGACATCACTGTCATTCACGTTCTGGATCCTGCCGAGCAGTACGCTTACGGCGGGGTAGAAGGTGGGATGGTGAATCACGAGGCCATTCAAGAGCAACGACGGCAAGAGGCTCAACAGCTGTTGGCGGAGGCGACCGAACAGGCCGACGCCCACGACGTCACCATCGACACCGAGATACAAACCGGATCGACCAAACGCGCCATCGTGGCGTACGCCGACGACCACGGGATGGATCACATCGTCATCGGAAGCCACGGCCGTTCCGGTGCGAGTCGTATTCTCCTCGGAAGCGTCGCCGAAGCGGTTACTCGTCGGTCATCAGTACCCGTTACCATCGTTCGGTAA
- a CDS encoding ribosome biogenesis/translation initiation ATPase RLI, with protein sequence MGDPTTAAQKDKYVAVIDQEKVTDEVRDIALKYDPLNQAGRDEGFHLTDNGELHIDDEAVIEEHRIVANKIPNDAIEIVRLPAERGELVHQFGDNGFRLYELPGPAEGRVVGLLGPNGVGKSTALGILSGSLKPNLGDSAVDPGWDTIVREFRGTAVQTYLEQLRDGAVRTVYKPQRIDRVHDQYDGTVAELLGERDERGACDELLERLDLSALADRRVDNVSGGELQRVAVAATLVADADTYLIDEPSSYLDVDQRLTVARTIQEYTEDSVALVVDHDLITLDVVADTVHVVYGEPAGFGVVSRPLSTRRGINQFLEGYLRDENVRIREQAIDFLRDSTRYADHRTDTFEFPTLKTSFESFSLRIEPGTLREGAVLGILGRNGLGKTTFAKLLAGILTPDEGELGTDVSVSYKPQYLQPAFEGTVEELFASHLGVHSQPYETDLWQSFDLDSLSERAVSDLSGGELQRVSIALALGRDAQLYLLDEPSAYLDARQRTAFGATLRQFVTRENVYCLVIEHDLLLLDYVSDQTMVFEGDPGTRGIGRSPRPVHHGINRFLQTVGVTFRKDPTTGRPRANKPGSQKDREQKSSDNYYVV encoded by the coding sequence ATGGGAGACCCCACTACAGCAGCGCAAAAAGACAAGTACGTGGCGGTGATCGATCAGGAGAAGGTCACCGACGAGGTTCGAGACATTGCGCTGAAATACGATCCCCTGAATCAGGCGGGACGAGACGAGGGGTTTCACTTGACGGACAACGGAGAGCTACACATCGATGACGAGGCAGTGATCGAGGAACACAGGATCGTCGCAAACAAGATCCCGAACGACGCGATCGAAATCGTTCGTCTTCCTGCCGAACGTGGTGAGTTGGTTCACCAGTTCGGGGACAACGGGTTTCGTCTCTACGAACTACCTGGACCGGCCGAGGGGCGCGTTGTCGGCTTGCTCGGTCCGAACGGTGTCGGCAAATCGACCGCGCTCGGAATACTCAGCGGCTCGTTGAAACCGAACCTCGGAGATTCCGCAGTCGATCCGGGATGGGACACCATCGTTCGTGAGTTTCGCGGCACGGCCGTACAGACGTATCTCGAACAGCTCCGGGATGGGGCCGTTCGGACAGTGTACAAACCCCAGCGGATCGATCGGGTGCACGATCAGTACGACGGGACCGTTGCTGAGCTCCTCGGTGAGCGCGACGAACGGGGCGCGTGCGATGAGCTCCTCGAACGCCTCGATCTCAGTGCGCTCGCTGACCGGCGCGTCGACAACGTTTCCGGTGGAGAGTTACAGCGTGTTGCGGTCGCGGCGACGCTCGTGGCCGACGCCGATACGTATCTGATCGACGAACCGTCGTCGTATCTCGATGTCGATCAACGGCTGACCGTCGCCCGAACGATACAGGAGTACACCGAGGATTCCGTGGCGCTCGTCGTCGATCACGACCTCATCACGCTAGACGTCGTTGCCGATACGGTTCACGTGGTGTACGGCGAACCGGCGGGGTTCGGTGTCGTCTCGCGGCCGCTTTCGACTCGACGCGGGATCAATCAGTTTCTCGAAGGCTATTTGCGCGACGAAAACGTCCGGATCCGAGAACAGGCCATCGACTTCCTTCGAGATTCCACACGTTACGCCGATCATCGAACGGACACGTTCGAGTTCCCGACGTTGAAGACGTCGTTCGAATCGTTTTCGTTGCGCATTGAACCGGGAACGCTTCGTGAGGGGGCGGTTCTGGGCATCCTCGGTCGAAACGGGCTGGGAAAAACGACGTTCGCAAAGCTGCTTGCGGGAATTCTCACGCCGGATGAGGGCGAGCTCGGCACTGACGTCAGCGTCTCGTACAAACCCCAGTATCTGCAACCCGCCTTCGAGGGCACGGTAGAAGAACTGTTCGCCAGTCACCTCGGTGTCCACAGCCAACCGTACGAAACCGATCTTTGGCAGTCGTTCGACCTCGATTCATTATCAGAACGAGCGGTGTCTGATCTTTCGGGCGGTGAGCTACAGCGAGTGAGTATCGCGCTCGCGCTCGGTCGGGACGCACAGCTGTACCTGTTAGACGAGCCGTCTGCGTATCTCGACGCCCGGCAGCGAACGGCGTTCGGTGCGACGCTGCGCCAGTTCGTCACCCGAGAGAACGTGTACTGCCTCGTTATCGAACACGATCTGCTCCTCCTCGACTACGTTTCTGATCAGACCATGGTGTTCGAAGGTGATCCTGGAACACGAGGGATCGGTCGGTCCCCGCGGCCCGTTCACCACGGGATAAATCGGTTCTTACAGACCGTGGGCGTGACCTTCCGGAAGGATCCAACTACCGGCCGCCCCCGGGCAAACAAACCCGGAAGCCAGAAAGACCGGGAGCAGAAATCGTCCGACAACTACTACGTCGTGTAG